The following are encoded together in the Xanthobacter autotrophicus Py2 genome:
- a CDS encoding binding-protein-dependent transport systems inner membrane component (PFAM: binding-protein-dependent transport systems inner membrane component~KEGG: sme:SMb20659 putative sugar uptake ABC transporter permease protein) codes for MPRPRGSAQAPPPSPPPHAGEGLFRQRRHRLQAGRPLPLGENGTSDFPEIASMANVTATEPSPSRSFWAGIGQGRHVIGILFMLPAAVFLLFFLTYPLGLGVWLGFTDTKIGRPGVFIGLENYQSLMGDSLFWLVVFNTILYTVAASILKFALGLWLALLLNENLPFKAFFRAVVLLPWVVPTVLSAIAFWWIFDSQYSIISWALIKMGLISAPINFLGDVANARASVIAANVWRGIPFVAISLLAGLQTISPSLHEAATLDGATNWQRFRYITLPMLSPIIAVVMTFSVLFTFTDFQLIYVLTRGGPLNSTHLMATLSFQRAIPGGSLGEGAAIAVAMIPFLLAAILFSYFGLQRRKWQQGGAD; via the coding sequence GTGCCGAGGCCGCGTGGGTCCGCCCAAGCTCCTCCCCCTTCCCCTCCCCCGCACGCGGGAGAGGGCCTTTTCCGACAGCGGCGGCACCGGCTTCAGGCCGGCCGCCCCCTCCCCCTCGGGGAGAACGGCACGTCAGATTTCCCGGAGATTGCTTCCATGGCCAACGTCACTGCGACCGAGCCGTCCCCCTCGCGGTCCTTCTGGGCCGGCATCGGCCAGGGCCGGCATGTGATCGGCATCCTCTTCATGCTGCCGGCCGCCGTGTTCCTGCTGTTCTTCCTCACCTATCCGCTGGGGCTTGGCGTCTGGCTCGGCTTCACCGACACCAAGATCGGCCGTCCCGGCGTCTTCATCGGCCTGGAGAACTACCAGTCGCTCATGGGCGACAGCCTGTTCTGGCTGGTGGTGTTCAACACCATTCTCTACACGGTGGCCGCCTCGATCCTGAAGTTCGCGCTCGGCCTGTGGCTGGCGCTGCTCTTGAACGAGAACCTGCCGTTCAAGGCCTTCTTCCGCGCCGTGGTGCTGCTGCCCTGGGTGGTGCCCACCGTGCTCTCGGCCATCGCCTTCTGGTGGATCTTCGACAGCCAGTACTCGATCATCTCCTGGGCGCTCATCAAGATGGGGCTGATCTCGGCGCCCATCAACTTCCTCGGCGACGTGGCCAACGCCCGCGCCTCGGTGATCGCCGCCAATGTGTGGCGCGGCATTCCCTTCGTCGCCATCTCGCTGCTGGCTGGCCTGCAGACCATCTCGCCCTCGCTGCACGAGGCTGCGACGCTCGACGGCGCCACCAACTGGCAGCGCTTCCGCTACATCACGCTGCCCATGCTCTCGCCCATCATCGCGGTGGTGATGACCTTCTCGGTGCTGTTCACCTTCACCGACTTCCAGCTCATCTATGTGCTGACCCGCGGCGGGCCGCTGAACTCCACCCATTTGATGGCGACCCTGTCGTTCCAGCGCGCCATTCCCGGCGGCTCGCTCGGCGAGGGCGCGGCCATCGCGGTGGCCATGATCCCGTTCCTGCTGGCCGCCATCCTGTTCAGCTATTTCGGCCTGCAGCGCCGCAAGTGGCAACAGGGCGGAGCCGACTGA
- a CDS encoding extracellular solute-binding protein family 1 (PFAM: extracellular solute-binding protein family 1~KEGG: sme:SMb20660 putative sugar uptake ABC transporter periplasmic solute-binding protein precursor) produces MTLSRRDVLMGGAGLAAGSMALPFLGGTAALGQSVPKFEPEPGASLRLLRWSPFVKGEEDAWLANTKKFTEATGIEVRIDKESWEDIRPKAAVAANVGSGPDMVWVWFDDAQQYPDKLLDVTDLAKGLSATYGGYYPGNEVYAQVNNRFVALPLATIGNAVVYRDSWVKQAGFSEFPKDTKGLLELGKALKAINHPMGFTLGHGVGDGNNYCHWILWSHGGRMVDENGKVVINSPETVAGLRYAAELYKTFIPGTESWLDVNNNRAFIAGDLSVTANGVSIYYAAANDPKLADMAADMKSTNFPIGPVGKKVELHQTTQACIFKYTKYPKAAQAYLAFMFDAPQYNAWLTGASAYCCQTLKAFSNNPVWTSKPIHAAYSVASETLQPNGYAGPLGPKSAAAMADWIVVDMVAEAATGQRTPEEAAKRAQQRAERIYR; encoded by the coding sequence ATGACCCTTTCCAGACGCGACGTGCTGATGGGCGGCGCCGGTCTCGCTGCAGGCAGCATGGCCCTGCCCTTCCTGGGCGGCACGGCGGCCCTCGGCCAGTCCGTTCCCAAGTTCGAGCCGGAGCCCGGCGCCTCCCTGCGCCTGCTGCGCTGGTCGCCCTTCGTGAAGGGCGAGGAGGATGCCTGGCTCGCCAACACCAAGAAGTTCACCGAGGCCACCGGCATTGAGGTGCGCATCGACAAGGAAAGCTGGGAGGACATCCGTCCCAAAGCCGCCGTGGCCGCGAACGTAGGCTCCGGCCCCGACATGGTCTGGGTCTGGTTCGACGACGCCCAGCAATATCCCGACAAGCTGCTGGACGTGACCGACCTCGCCAAGGGCCTCAGCGCCACCTACGGCGGCTATTACCCGGGCAACGAGGTCTATGCCCAGGTCAACAACCGCTTCGTGGCGCTGCCGCTGGCCACTATCGGCAATGCGGTGGTCTATCGCGACAGCTGGGTGAAGCAGGCCGGCTTCAGCGAATTCCCGAAGGACACCAAGGGCCTGCTGGAACTGGGCAAGGCGCTCAAGGCCATCAACCACCCCATGGGCTTCACGCTGGGCCACGGCGTGGGCGACGGCAACAATTACTGCCACTGGATCCTGTGGAGCCACGGCGGCCGGATGGTCGACGAGAACGGCAAGGTGGTGATCAACTCGCCGGAGACCGTCGCCGGCCTGCGCTACGCCGCCGAGCTGTACAAGACCTTCATCCCCGGCACCGAGAGCTGGCTCGACGTCAACAACAACCGCGCCTTCATCGCCGGCGACCTGTCGGTGACGGCCAACGGCGTGTCGATCTATTACGCGGCGGCGAACGACCCCAAGCTCGCCGACATGGCGGCGGACATGAAGTCCACCAACTTCCCCATCGGCCCCGTCGGCAAGAAGGTGGAACTGCACCAGACCACGCAGGCCTGCATCTTCAAGTACACCAAGTACCCGAAGGCGGCGCAGGCCTACCTCGCCTTCATGTTCGACGCGCCGCAGTACAATGCCTGGCTCACCGGCGCGAGCGCCTATTGCTGCCAGACGCTGAAAGCCTTCTCCAACAATCCGGTGTGGACCTCCAAACCCATCCACGCCGCCTATTCGGTCGCCTCCGAGACCCTGCAGCCCAACGGCTATGCCGGGCCACTCGGCCCCAAGTCGGCGGCTGCCATGGCCGACTGGATCGTGGTGGACATGGTGGCGGAAGCCGCCACCGGCCAGCGCACCCCGGAAGAGGCCGCCAAGCGCGCCCAGCAGCGCGCCGAGCGCATCTACCGCTGA
- a CDS encoding ABC transporter related (PFAM: ABC transporter related; Transport-associated OB domain protein~SMART: AAA ATPase~KEGG: bja:blr3917 ABC transporter ATP-binding protein), whose translation MATVDIRGVKKAYGATAVIHGVDVSIRDGEFVVLVGPSGCGKSTLLRMIAGLENITGGQILIGNRVINEMPPKERDIAMVFQNYALYPHMTVGANMGFSLKLRKAPQEEIDSRVKRAAEILNLTKLLDRYPRQLSGGQRQRVAMGRAIVRDPQVFLFDEPLSNLDAQLRVQMRTEIKELHQRLKTTTVYVTHDQIEAMTMADKIVVMHDGIVEQIGAPLDLYDKPANQFVAGFIGSPSMNFVKGKVRLGADPRLVTDSGVEMPLPAAPGLTDGQAVVYGLRPEHIRLDPNGVPATVVVTEPTGSEILVVARLGEAGQKGQEITCLFRERLSFAPGEVIHIAPQPGLTHLFEEATGNRL comes from the coding sequence ATGGCGACCGTGGACATTCGCGGTGTGAAGAAGGCCTATGGCGCGACGGCAGTCATCCATGGGGTGGATGTCAGCATTCGCGACGGCGAATTCGTGGTGCTCGTGGGGCCTTCCGGCTGCGGAAAATCCACCCTGCTGCGAATGATCGCGGGGCTCGAGAACATTACCGGCGGCCAGATCCTCATCGGCAACCGCGTGATCAACGAAATGCCGCCGAAGGAACGGGACATCGCGATGGTGTTCCAGAACTACGCGCTCTACCCCCACATGACGGTGGGGGCGAACATGGGCTTCTCCCTGAAGCTGCGCAAAGCGCCCCAGGAAGAGATCGATTCGCGGGTCAAGCGCGCGGCGGAGATCCTCAACCTCACCAAGCTGCTCGACCGCTACCCCCGGCAGCTCTCCGGCGGCCAGCGCCAGCGTGTCGCCATGGGCCGCGCCATCGTGCGCGACCCGCAGGTGTTCCTGTTCGACGAGCCGCTCTCCAACCTCGACGCCCAGCTGCGCGTGCAGATGCGCACCGAGATCAAGGAGCTGCATCAGCGGCTGAAGACCACCACGGTCTACGTCACCCACGACCAGATCGAGGCCATGACCATGGCCGACAAGATCGTGGTGATGCACGACGGCATCGTCGAGCAGATCGGCGCACCGCTCGACCTCTACGACAAGCCTGCGAACCAGTTCGTCGCCGGCTTCATCGGCTCGCCCTCCATGAACTTCGTCAAGGGCAAGGTGCGCCTTGGCGCCGACCCGCGGCTGGTGACCGACAGCGGCGTCGAGATGCCCCTGCCGGCAGCGCCCGGCCTCACCGACGGCCAGGCGGTGGTCTACGGCCTGCGGCCCGAGCACATCCGGCTCGACCCCAACGGCGTGCCGGCCACCGTGGTGGTGACCGAGCCCACCGGCTCGGAAATCCTGGTGGTGGCCCGCCTCGGCGAGGCCGGCCAGAAGGGACAGGAGATCACCTGCCTGTTCCGCGAGCGCCTGTCGTTTGCCCCAGGCGAGGTGATCCACATCGCGCCGCAACCCGGCCTCACACACCTTTTTGAGGAGGCGACGGGCAACCGCCTCTGA
- a CDS encoding D-isomer specific 2-hydroxyacid dehydrogenase NAD-binding (PFAM: D-isomer specific 2-hydroxyacid dehydrogenase catalytic region; D-isomer specific 2-hydroxyacid dehydrogenase NAD-binding~KEGG: acr:Acry_2469 D-isomer specific 2-hydroxyacid dehydrogenase, NAD-binding): MTDQATDQARPAVLLTGPVMEEVVERQLASRFDLLPLDALSDATAAAVRAIATRGKERVDEALMARLPALKIVANFGVGYDTVDAAAAARRGVIVTNTPDVLNEEVADLTLGLLLATVRQIPQADRFVRDGKWLKGAYPLGPTLRERTVGIVGMGRIGKAIARRLEAFAVPVAYHSRRQQPDVDLPYFASLLDLARAVSVLVVIVPGGAATRHLVNADVLAALGPDGILINVARGTVVDEAALLKALQSRTILAAGLDVFEKEPHVPEAFLGLDNVVLLPHVGSSTHHTRAAMGQLVVDNIVAFLDGKGPLTPVAETPWPKA; the protein is encoded by the coding sequence ATGACCGATCAAGCAACCGATCAAGCCCGCCCGGCCGTCCTTCTGACCGGACCAGTGATGGAGGAGGTGGTGGAGCGCCAGCTCGCCTCCCGCTTCGATCTTCTGCCCCTGGATGCCCTGTCCGACGCCACCGCCGCCGCGGTGCGCGCCATCGCCACACGCGGCAAGGAGCGGGTGGACGAGGCACTGATGGCGCGCCTGCCCGCTCTGAAGATCGTCGCCAATTTCGGCGTCGGCTACGACACGGTGGATGCCGCCGCCGCCGCCCGGCGCGGCGTGATCGTCACCAATACGCCGGACGTGCTGAACGAGGAGGTGGCCGATCTCACCCTCGGCCTGCTGCTCGCCACCGTGCGGCAGATCCCCCAGGCCGACCGCTTCGTGCGCGACGGCAAGTGGCTGAAGGGCGCCTATCCTCTGGGGCCGACGCTGCGCGAGCGGACGGTAGGCATCGTCGGCATGGGCCGCATCGGCAAGGCCATCGCCCGGCGGCTGGAGGCCTTCGCGGTGCCGGTCGCCTACCACAGCCGGCGCCAGCAGCCGGACGTGGACCTGCCCTATTTCGCAAGCCTGCTCGACCTCGCGCGGGCGGTGAGCGTGCTGGTGGTCATCGTCCCCGGCGGGGCGGCTACCCGCCATCTGGTGAATGCCGACGTGCTCGCCGCTCTGGGGCCGGACGGCATCCTCATCAACGTCGCCCGCGGCACCGTGGTGGACGAGGCGGCGCTGCTCAAGGCGCTGCAATCGCGCACCATTCTCGCCGCCGGGCTCGATGTGTTCGAGAAGGAGCCCCATGTGCCGGAGGCCTTCCTCGGCCTCGACAATGTAGTGCTGCTGCCCCACGTGGGCTCGTCGACGCACCATACCCGCGCGGCCATGGGCCAACTGGTGGTGGACAACATCGTCGCCTTCCTGGACGGCAAGGGTCCGCTGACCCCGGTGGCGGAGACCCCCTGGCCGAAGGCCTGA
- a CDS encoding conserved hypothetical protein (KEGG: rpd:RPD_0256 hypothetical protein) — translation MAWLPDPSGSVRLLNAQGRTVAEFTEGANGSYEALREGDGVYFLGNPAAADEDAEIKVEEVVGEWDLARQAGTPVCRVTLLDQPAGNGRGKALAIASGCDPALLRFGPVAWDIEGGNILVRGDTDTAVIRFARQEDGGWARTPERGRPLLMNRP, via the coding sequence GTGGCCTGGCTGCCGGACCCGTCCGGCTCGGTGCGCCTGCTCAACGCCCAGGGCCGCACCGTGGCCGAGTTCACGGAAGGGGCCAACGGCAGCTATGAGGCGCTCAGGGAGGGCGACGGGGTCTATTTCCTCGGCAATCCCGCTGCGGCCGACGAAGACGCCGAGATCAAGGTGGAAGAGGTCGTGGGCGAGTGGGACCTTGCCCGACAGGCGGGAACGCCGGTGTGCCGCGTGACCCTGCTCGACCAGCCGGCCGGCAACGGCAGGGGCAAGGCGCTCGCCATCGCGTCGGGCTGTGATCCGGCCCTGCTGCGCTTCGGCCCCGTGGCATGGGACATTGAGGGCGGCAATATCCTGGTGCGTGGCGACACCGACACCGCCGTGATCCGCTTTGCGCGGCAGGAGGACGGTGGCTGGGCGCGAACCCCGGAGCGCGGCCGCCCGCTGCTCATGAACCGGCCTTAG
- a CDS encoding conserved hypothetical protein (KEGG: rpd:RPD_4133 hypothetical protein) translates to MRPGPDFYQSKSQPGYLLMKKIAVVAASLLLAGAANAADLSAPMPVKAVPAPEAPLWDLAFGVTGTSDYLFRGISQTNNNPAIQGFVELQLFDWVYFNVWASNQNWVNTTIDGLGYTNGNSSLEVDFSGGLRHTWGNFALDVGAVYYTYPGSGSSKDPITGLNIGPGSSDYNYWEIYAKPTYTVAPWLTLGLNLYWTSDFASTGTDGTALSVTAKVPLPSFGPGEAFGWYASGEFGHQWLSTSAYNYEVNYAFTDLTYIQTIPGYNWWNVGVAFTYKAATLDLRYSGTDLSDADCGFMISNTNACGNKFLATLSFATSLNALK, encoded by the coding sequence ATGAGGCCGGGACCTGATTTTTATCAATCTAAATCGCAGCCGGGGTACCTCCTTATGAAAAAGATCGCAGTCGTCGCCGCTTCCTTGCTCCTGGCCGGAGCCGCCAATGCGGCCGACCTCAGCGCGCCGATGCCGGTGAAGGCTGTTCCGGCTCCCGAGGCTCCCCTTTGGGATCTGGCCTTCGGCGTGACCGGCACGTCGGACTACCTCTTCCGCGGTATCAGCCAGACCAACAACAACCCCGCCATCCAGGGCTTCGTCGAGCTGCAGCTGTTCGACTGGGTTTACTTCAACGTGTGGGCGTCCAACCAGAACTGGGTGAACACCACCATTGACGGTCTCGGCTACACCAACGGCAACAGCTCGCTGGAAGTCGACTTCTCGGGCGGCCTGCGTCACACTTGGGGTAACTTCGCCCTCGACGTCGGCGCGGTCTACTACACCTATCCCGGCAGCGGCTCCAGCAAGGACCCGATCACCGGCCTGAACATCGGACCGGGCTCCAGCGACTACAACTACTGGGAAATCTATGCCAAGCCGACCTACACCGTCGCGCCCTGGCTGACCCTCGGCCTGAACCTCTACTGGACCAGCGACTTCGCTTCCACTGGCACGGACGGCACCGCCCTGTCGGTGACCGCCAAGGTTCCGCTCCCCTCCTTCGGTCCCGGCGAAGCCTTCGGCTGGTACGCGTCTGGCGAGTTCGGCCATCAGTGGCTGTCCACCAGCGCCTACAACTATGAAGTCAACTACGCCTTCACCGACCTGACCTACATCCAGACGATCCCCGGCTACAACTGGTGGAACGTGGGCGTCGCCTTCACCTACAAGGCCGCCACCCTCGACCTGCGCTATTCCGGCACCGACCTGAGCGACGCCGATTGCGGCTTCATGATCAGCAACACCAACGCTTGCGGCAACAAGTTCCTCGCGACCCTGTCTTTCGCGACTTCGCTGAACGCCCTCAAGTGA
- a CDS encoding protein of unknown function DUF167 (PFAM: protein of unknown function DUF167~KEGG: bbt:BBta_0270 hypothetical protein) — MSFLKLLPDGVEVTVRATPRGGRDALDGVAELSDGRAVLKIRVKVAPEDGAATAAVARVLAQAAGVAASQVRLASGATARVKTFRIAGDAAKLTAALTQAATAPAGKGRK, encoded by the coding sequence TTGTCGTTCCTGAAGCTGCTGCCCGACGGGGTGGAGGTGACCGTGCGCGCCACCCCGCGAGGTGGGAGGGACGCTCTTGATGGCGTGGCGGAACTGTCTGATGGCCGAGCGGTCCTGAAGATCAGGGTCAAGGTCGCGCCGGAGGATGGCGCGGCGACGGCGGCTGTTGCCCGCGTGCTGGCGCAGGCGGCGGGGGTGGCCGCATCCCAGGTCAGGCTCGCCTCGGGGGCCACCGCGCGGGTGAAGACGTTTCGCATTGCCGGCGATGCAGCCAAGCTGACCGCCGCCCTCACCCAGGCCGCCACGGCGCCCGCCGGCAAGGGACGGAAATAA
- a CDS encoding protein of unknown function YGGT (PFAM: protein of unknown function YGGT~KEGG: bra:BRADO0279 hypothetical protein), producing the protein MRALLDVILLVLQLYVWLLIASAVLSWLVAFNVVNAHNSFVRSVGEFLYRITEPVLAPIRSVLPNLGGLDLSPMVLILIIFFIQQVIGYYIYPNVF; encoded by the coding sequence ATGCGCGCGCTGCTCGACGTCATCCTTCTCGTTCTTCAGCTTTATGTCTGGCTGCTCATCGCCTCGGCGGTGCTGTCCTGGCTCGTGGCGTTCAACGTGGTGAACGCCCACAATTCGTTCGTCCGCAGCGTGGGCGAGTTCCTCTACCGCATCACCGAGCCGGTGCTCGCGCCCATCCGCTCCGTGCTGCCCAACCTCGGCGGCCTCGACCTGTCGCCCATGGTGCTGATCCTGATCATCTTCTTCATCCAGCAGGTCATCGGCTACTACATCTACCCGAACGTCTTCTGA
- a CDS encoding acetyl-CoA carboxylase, carboxyl transferase, alpha subunit (TIGRFAM: acetyl-CoA carboxylase, carboxyl transferase, alpha subunit~PFAM: acetyl-CoA carboxylase alpha subunit~KEGG: nwi:Nwi_0392 acetyl-CoA carboxylase alpha subunit), which produces MRSYLDFEKPVAELEAKVEELRALASAGDGVTITDEVQRLETKAREALLALYANLTPWQKTLVARHPQRPHFADFAKGLFEDFTPLAGDRKFGEDEAIIGGFARFRGEAVCVLGHEKGSTTETRIRHNFGMARPEGYRKAVRIMELADRFGIPLISLVDTAGAYPGIGAEERGQAEAIARSTDACLALGAPNVALVIGEGGSGGAIAIATANKVLMMEHAIYSVISPEGAASILWRDTAKAQEAATNMKITAQDLLKFGIIDAIVKEPPGGAHRDPEATIGAAGDAIADALSQLAGLDGPAVRKARRDKFLAIGRSL; this is translated from the coding sequence ATGCGCAGCTATCTGGACTTCGAGAAGCCGGTCGCCGAACTCGAGGCCAAGGTGGAAGAGCTGCGCGCGCTTGCCTCTGCCGGCGATGGCGTGACCATCACCGACGAGGTGCAGCGGCTCGAGACCAAGGCCCGCGAGGCGCTCCTCGCCCTCTACGCCAATCTCACCCCCTGGCAGAAGACGCTGGTCGCGCGGCATCCGCAGCGGCCCCATTTCGCCGATTTCGCCAAGGGCCTGTTCGAGGATTTCACCCCGCTCGCCGGTGACCGCAAGTTCGGCGAGGACGAGGCCATCATCGGCGGCTTCGCCCGCTTCCGCGGCGAGGCGGTGTGCGTGTTGGGCCACGAGAAGGGCTCCACCACCGAAACCCGCATCCGGCACAATTTCGGCATGGCGCGCCCCGAGGGCTACCGCAAGGCGGTCCGCATCATGGAGCTCGCCGACCGCTTCGGCATTCCCCTGATCTCGCTGGTGGACACCGCCGGCGCCTATCCCGGCATCGGCGCCGAGGAGCGCGGCCAGGCCGAGGCCATCGCCCGCTCCACCGACGCCTGCCTCGCCCTGGGCGCACCCAATGTGGCGCTGGTGATCGGCGAGGGCGGTTCGGGCGGGGCCATCGCCATCGCCACCGCCAACAAGGTGCTGATGATGGAGCATGCCATCTACAGCGTGATCTCGCCGGAAGGTGCGGCCTCCATCCTGTGGCGCGATACTGCGAAGGCGCAGGAAGCCGCCACCAACATGAAGATCACGGCGCAGGACCTGCTGAAGTTCGGTATCATCGATGCCATCGTGAAGGAGCCGCCCGGCGGCGCCCATCGCGATCCGGAGGCCACCATCGGCGCCGCCGGGGATGCCATCGCTGATGCGCTGTCGCAGCTCGCCGGCCTCGACGGGCCGGCCGTGCGCAAGGCGCGGCGTGACAAATTTCTCGCAATCGGCCGCTCGCTTTAA
- a CDS encoding protein of unknown function DUF949 (PFAM: protein of unknown function DUF949~KEGG: bra:BRADO0605 conserved hypothetical protein; putative exported protein; putative transcriptiona regulatory protein at C-terminal), translated as MNRFASNRPWTMVSSRIRMVALAATAALALAACNQTDSEASRRANKPLTPEMVSLIAQKDMSPASPILVRIFKQEAELEVWKATSDGSFALLKTYPICRWSGELGPKVSMGDRQAPEGFYTITPGQMNPNSSYYLSFNLGFPNAFDRSYGRTGEFLMVHGDCSSAGCYAMTDEQISEIFSLARESFAGGQRAFQVQAYPFRMTPKNLARHRNNPNMAFWRNLKQGYDHFEVTKQVPKVNVCGRSYVFDAEPVPGRTFDANVSCPPYQVPPQVASAVAEKQRSDDAQVAALAPSAPLAPVRTNADGGMHPVFLAKLKERESGQMSFAAAPGSLPEYVNPPKMTPEKVALDTETPVAPAAAAAGAAAAPAPLPTAKPAPAARVVTPAAKPVAASATAKPATTASAAKPANSSSDKPVAQAYKPATVASVGTLTPPASVSGGSAIMSTGTFSQ; from the coding sequence GTGAACCGTTTCGCGTCGAACCGTCCGTGGACGATGGTGTCGTCCCGCATCCGCATGGTGGCCCTGGCCGCCACCGCAGCGCTCGCGCTCGCCGCCTGCAACCAGACCGATTCCGAAGCCTCCCGCAGGGCCAACAAGCCGTTGACACCCGAGATGGTGTCCCTGATCGCGCAGAAGGACATGTCGCCGGCGAGCCCGATCCTCGTGCGCATCTTCAAGCAGGAGGCCGAGCTTGAGGTGTGGAAGGCCACCTCCGACGGCTCGTTCGCCCTGCTCAAGACCTATCCCATCTGCCGCTGGTCGGGTGAGCTGGGCCCCAAGGTGAGCATGGGTGACCGGCAGGCGCCGGAGGGCTTCTACACCATCACCCCGGGGCAGATGAACCCGAACTCCAGCTACTATCTGTCCTTCAACCTCGGATTCCCCAACGCCTTCGACCGCTCCTACGGGCGGACCGGTGAATTCCTCATGGTGCACGGCGACTGTTCGTCGGCTGGCTGCTACGCCATGACGGACGAGCAGATTTCCGAGATCTTCTCGCTGGCGCGGGAGAGCTTTGCCGGCGGCCAGCGCGCCTTCCAGGTGCAGGCCTATCCCTTCCGCATGACGCCGAAGAACCTCGCTCGGCACCGCAACAACCCGAACATGGCATTCTGGCGTAACCTGAAGCAGGGCTACGACCATTTCGAGGTCACCAAACAGGTGCCCAAGGTCAATGTCTGCGGGCGCTCCTATGTGTTCGACGCCGAGCCCGTGCCGGGCCGGACCTTCGACGCCAACGTGTCCTGCCCGCCCTACCAGGTGCCGCCCCAGGTGGCCTCGGCGGTGGCCGAGAAGCAGCGCAGCGACGATGCCCAGGTGGCGGCGCTCGCCCCGTCCGCACCGCTGGCGCCGGTGCGCACCAATGCGGACGGCGGCATGCACCCGGTGTTCCTCGCCAAGCTCAAGGAGCGCGAGAGCGGCCAGATGTCCTTCGCGGCCGCGCCCGGGTCCCTGCCCGAATATGTGAACCCGCCCAAGATGACCCCGGAGAAGGTGGCACTGGACACCGAGACGCCGGTGGCCCCCGCCGCGGCGGCGGCAGGAGCCGCGGCCGCGCCGGCTCCGCTACCGACCGCCAAGCCTGCCCCGGCGGCGCGGGTGGTGACGCCGGCGGCCAAGCCGGTGGCGGCTTCCGCAACGGCCAAGCCTGCTACCACGGCGTCTGCGGCGAAGCCGGCGAATTCCAGCTCGGACAAGCCGGTTGCGCAGGCCTACAAGCCCGCCACGGTCGCCTCTGTCGGCACGCTGACGCCGCCGGCCTCGGTGTCGGGTGGCTCGGCCATCATGTCCACCGGGACGTTCTCGCAATAA
- a CDS encoding conserved hypothetical protein (KEGG: pfo:Pfl_4574 hypothetical protein): MGQESGAIWTRRLSAATALVAWAALALQLGIVVEKMAAAGDGFGPALWRFLGYFTVLTNLFVAVVASAYALRPGSAMAGPKVRLAAVVSIVLVGIIYALLLRNVWKPEGWQLIADRLLHQVTPVLFLATWVLAARGAVGESGLGFSDAAWAMAPPVLYLTYALARGEADGWYAYWFLDPAKLGEGRMALNTVLLAAVFLATALIFLGLHRLLARRTS, encoded by the coding sequence ATGGGACAGGAGAGCGGAGCCATCTGGACGCGGCGGCTAAGCGCCGCTACGGCCCTGGTGGCCTGGGCGGCGCTGGCGCTTCAGCTCGGCATCGTGGTGGAGAAGATGGCCGCCGCCGGCGACGGCTTCGGGCCCGCCCTATGGCGCTTCCTCGGCTATTTCACAGTTCTCACCAACCTGTTCGTGGCCGTGGTGGCGAGTGCCTATGCGCTTCGTCCCGGCAGCGCCATGGCCGGTCCGAAGGTGCGGCTCGCGGCGGTGGTGTCCATCGTGCTCGTGGGCATCATCTACGCCCTGCTGCTGCGCAATGTGTGGAAGCCGGAAGGCTGGCAACTGATCGCCGACCGCCTGCTGCATCAGGTCACGCCGGTGCTCTTCCTGGCCACCTGGGTGCTGGCGGCGCGTGGCGCTGTCGGGGAGAGCGGTCTCGGCTTCAGCGATGCCGCCTGGGCCATGGCGCCGCCGGTGCTGTACCTCACCTATGCGCTGGCGCGGGGCGAGGCGGACGGCTGGTATGCCTACTGGTTTCTGGATCCGGCCAAGCTGGGGGAGGGGCGCATGGCGCTCAACACCGTCCTGCTGGCGGCGGTGTTCCTGGCGACGGCGCTGATTTTCCTGGGGCTCCACCGGCTCCTGGCGCGCCGCACGTCCTGA